The genomic interval TTGAGACATTGTTTCGAATACATGCTTGATTTGTGGCATGGAAACATCCGCTAAACGTTGATTTTTGCTGTTGTAATAATCCATTACTCCATCATACAAATCGTTTACTAAGTCATCGTATTTTGCAGCTTTGAATTTTTCTTCAGAAACAGGTGAGTCGATTCCGATAATACGAATCATATCCACATTGAATTCTTCGAAAGAACCGTTTTGATGTCTTGTTACCAATCCTTCAATGACGTCATAGAACATGTTTGAAACGTCTACTCCTAAACGATCTCCAAATAATGCATTGTGACGTTTTTTATAAATCGCTTTACGTTGCGCATTCATCACGTCATCGTATTCCAATAAACGTTTACGAACACCAAAGTTGTTTTCTTCAACTTTTTTCTGAGCACGTTCGATTGATTTCGAAACCATTCCATGCTGAATCACTTCACCTTCTTTCAATCCAAGACGGTCCATGATTTTCGCAATACGCTCAGAACCAAATTTACGCATCAAATCATCTTCCAATGAAACGAAGAACGTAGAAGTTCCTGGATCTCCCTGACGACCAGAACGACCGCGCAACTGTCTGTCAACACGACGTGAATCGTGTCTTTCCGTACCGATAATTGCTAAACCTCCAGCTTCTTTAACACCTTCTCCCAATTTGATATCTGTACCACGACCAGCCATATTCGTTGCAATCGTTACAGCTCCTGCTTTACCCGCATTTGCTACAATTTCAGCTTCTTTTTGGTGATATTTGGCATTCAATACTTGGTGAGGAATGTTGCGCATTTTCAACATGCGACTTAATAATTCCGAAATCTCAACAGTTGTTGTACCAACCAATACAGGTCTTCCAGCCTCTACCAATTTATTTACTTCTTCAATAACTGCAGAATACTTCTCACGAGCAGTTTTGAACACTAAATCGTGATCATCTTTACGTGAAATTGCACGATTCGTAGGAACTACTACAACATCTAATTTATAAATATCCCAGAATTCTTTTGCTTCAGTTTCCGCTGTTCCAGTCATACCAGCCAATTTGTGGTACATACGGAAGTAATTTTGAAGTGTAACTGTTGCATACGTTTGAGTAGCAGCTTCAACCGTTACATTCTCTTTTGCCTCAATAGCTTGGTGAAGTCCGTCAGAATAACGACGACCTTCCATAATACGACCAGTTTGCTCATCTACAATCTTGATCTTGTTTTCCATGATTACATATTCCACTTCTTTTTCGAAAAGAGTATATGCTTTCAATAATTGAGAAACAGAGTGGATACGTTCAGATTTGATTGTATAATCACGAATCAATACTTCTTTTTGAGTAGCGAAAGCATCTTTCTCTAAGTTTTGTTTTTGAAGACGTGTGATTTCAGTTGAAATATCTGGCATAATGAAGAAGTTGCGATCTTCATTTCCAGAAATTAAATCAATTCCTTTTTCCGTTAATTCAACGGTGTTTTGTTTCTCATCAATCACAAAGAACAATTCCACATCAATTTTCTTCATGTGTTTTCCTTGCTCTGCCATGTATTGATTCTCTACTTTTTGTAAATGAGATTTAATACCCGGTTCTGATAAGAATTTATGTAATGCTTTATTTTTTGGCAAGCCTCTGTGTGCACGTAACAAAGCCATTCCACCTTGCTCTAAAGCTGTTTTTTGGTCCAAACCTTCAACGGTTCCACCATTAATAACAGTCAATAATTTTTTTGCATCTGCTAAAGCTTGGTTGACGTATTTACGTTGCTCTTCAACGATTAATTCTACACGTGGTTTCAATTCGTAAAATTCGTGCTCATCACCTTTTGGCGTTGGCCCAGAAATAATCAATGGTGTACGAGCATCATCAATCAAGACAGAATCGACCTCATCGACAATTGCAAAGTGGTGTTTGCGTTGCACTAAATCTTCTACAGCACTAGCCATATTGTCACGCAAGTAGTCAAAACCAAATTCGTTGTTTGTTCCAAATGTAATATCAGCCATGTAAGCTTCTCTACGAGATTCAGAATTTGGCTGGTGTTTGTCAATACAATCTACTTTCAATCCGTGGAATTGGTACAAAGGTCCCATCCATTCAGAGTCACGTTTTGCTAGGTAATCATTTACCGTTACAACATGAACACCTTTTCCAGATAATGCGTTGAGATAAACAGGAAGAGTTGCTACCAAGGTTTTACCTTCACCAGTTTGCATCTCTGCAATATTTCCACGGTGCAATACAGCTCCACCCATTAACTGAACATCGTAATGAACCATTACCCATTCAACTGGTGCCCCAGCAGCAGTCCATTTATTACTCCAAATTGCTTTGTCACCTTCAATCGTAATACCATCTTTACGAGCTGCAAGTTCTTTATCTAATTCTGTTGCAGTAACGGATAATTGACCATTTTCAGCCCAACGTCTAGCAGTTTCTTTTACAACAGAAAAAGCTTCAGGTAGAATTTCTTCTAATACTTTTTCAATGATGATATTTACTTCTTTTTCTTTTGCATCAATTGTTTCATAGATAGCTTCCTTTTGATGCAAAGGCATATTAACGTCGTTTGTCTGTTGCTTTAAATCTGCTATTTCTGCTTCTAAACCAGCAATAGCATCTTGCACTTGTTTTCTAAACTTGTTTGTTCTACCACGTAAAGCATCGTCAGACTCGTTTTGTAATGTGCTGAATATATTCGCAACTTGCTGAACAACAGGTTGGTATTTTTTCTGGTCAGTAGCTGACTTATCGCCTAAAATTCTTTTTAAAATTCCTCCTAACATGGTGTTTAAAATAAATGGAAGTCAAAAATAGTGAAATTCCTGATGCTTCTTTGTTTAATGCTTGCTGTCTGTCATAAATTATTCCAAAAATTTTGAACGGACAAATTGTCAGTTTGAAAGAACTTCTGTCGCAATCTTGTCGGTTTTGAGAAATTGAGAAATATTTGGTAGATAATTCCTGAATATTTATTTTCACCAAAATTTAAAAATACCTAAACGAAAATTTATGAAAAAAATCATTTTACCTCTTGCTCTTCTTACATTGACTCTGGCTTCATGTAAAAAAGATTATTCTTGTAGCTGCATAGAAACAGGAGTTGATTACTACGATATGGATTTCGATGGTGTTGATGAAGCTCATCCATATTCATACACGGAGAATTTTAAAGTGAAGGAAGCTACTAAAGTGCAGGCTCAGTCAGCATGTAATGAAGCAACTATCACAATGCAAGATGGTTTGGACAATTACGAAAGAAAATGCGATTTATCTAAATAACGAGCGAAACAACTTCATCTGTTCAGATGAAATAGCTTAATCATATGCTCTAACGCCGTCTTTAGACGGCGTTAGTTTTTTAAGAACATTCGTCACAATTATTTCAAGGGAATTCTCTATTGTAGCATTCTGCATTTGGGGTAAAATATGTATCTTTGCGCCATGCAAGAAATGATCCTTATCCTTGATTTTGGTTCGCAATACACTCAGTTGATTGCGAGAAGAGTACGTGAATTGAATGTTTATTGTGAAATCCATCCATGGAACAAGGTTCCTGAGTTGGGAACTCATATTAAAGGAGTAATTTTGTCGGGAAGTCCTTTCTCAACAAGGGATCCACAATCTCCAAAACCAGATTTAAGCGCCATTAAGGGGAAGATTCCTTTACTCGGAGTTTGTTTTGGAGCACAGTATTTAGCTCAAAATTTTGGAGGAGAGGTACTTCCATCAACAATCAGAGAATATGGTCGTGCAAACTTGTCTTTTGTAGATGATTCGAATGAATTGGTGACAGGAATGTCAATGGGTTCACAAGTTTGGATGAGTCATGGAGATACAATCAAAAAGGTTCCTAGCGGTTACAAAATCATTGCATCGACGAAAGACGTGGAATTTGCAGGTTATGCGATTGAAGGTGAAACAACGTATGGGATTCAATTTCACCCAGAAGTTTATCATTCATTGGAAGGAGCAATTCTATTAAAGAATTTTATTGTTGGAATCTGTAAATGCTCACAAAGTTGGACACCAGATTCATTTGTTGACAGTACAGTAGCTGAATTGAAAGCGAAATTAGGAAATGACAAAGTTATTCTTGGCTTATCTGGTGGAGTAGATTCATCTGTTGCGGCTATGATTTTACACCGTGCAATTGGTTCTAATTTGCATTGTATTTTCGTAGATAACGGATTGTTGCGTAAAAATGAGTTCGATTCTGTGTTGGAAAGCTATAAAGGATTAGGTTTGAATGTGAAAGGTGTAAATGCTTCTGAAGATTTTTACAAAGCACTTTCCGGATTGACAGATCCAGAATTGAAACGCAAAGCAATTGGTAAAGTATTCGTAGATGTTTTTGATGCTGAATCAAAATTAGTAACAGATGCAAAATGGTTGGGGCAAGGAACAATTTATCCAGATGTCATTGAATCTGTTTCGGTAAATGGTGGGCCTTCTCAAACCATTAAATCTCACCACAATG from Fluviicola taffensis DSM 16823 carries:
- the guaA gene encoding glutamine-hydrolyzing GMP synthase, giving the protein MQEMILILDFGSQYTQLIARRVRELNVYCEIHPWNKVPELGTHIKGVILSGSPFSTRDPQSPKPDLSAIKGKIPLLGVCFGAQYLAQNFGGEVLPSTIREYGRANLSFVDDSNELVTGMSMGSQVWMSHGDTIKKVPSGYKIIASTKDVEFAGYAIEGETTYGIQFHPEVYHSLEGAILLKNFIVGICKCSQSWTPDSFVDSTVAELKAKLGNDKVILGLSGGVDSSVAAMILHRAIGSNLHCIFVDNGLLRKNEFDSVLESYKGLGLNVKGVNASEDFYKALSGLTDPELKRKAIGKVFVDVFDAESKLVTDAKWLGQGTIYPDVIESVSVNGGPSQTIKSHHNVGGLPDYMKLQVVEPLRLLFKDEVRRVGRSLELPENILNRHPFPGPGLGIRILGEVTADKVRILQEVDAIFIDGLKEHNLYNEVWQAGAIFLPIQSVGVMGDERTYENAVALRAVSSTDGMTADWCHLPYEFLALISNKIINQVKGINRVTYDISSKPPATIEWE
- the secA gene encoding preprotein translocase subunit SecA gives rise to the protein MLGGILKRILGDKSATDQKKYQPVVQQVANIFSTLQNESDDALRGRTNKFRKQVQDAIAGLEAEIADLKQQTNDVNMPLHQKEAIYETIDAKEKEVNIIIEKVLEEILPEAFSVVKETARRWAENGQLSVTATELDKELAARKDGITIEGDKAIWSNKWTAAGAPVEWVMVHYDVQLMGGAVLHRGNIAEMQTGEGKTLVATLPVYLNALSGKGVHVVTVNDYLAKRDSEWMGPLYQFHGLKVDCIDKHQPNSESRREAYMADITFGTNNEFGFDYLRDNMASAVEDLVQRKHHFAIVDEVDSVLIDDARTPLIISGPTPKGDEHEFYELKPRVELIVEEQRKYVNQALADAKKLLTVINGGTVEGLDQKTALEQGGMALLRAHRGLPKNKALHKFLSEPGIKSHLQKVENQYMAEQGKHMKKIDVELFFVIDEKQNTVELTEKGIDLISGNEDRNFFIMPDISTEITRLQKQNLEKDAFATQKEVLIRDYTIKSERIHSVSQLLKAYTLFEKEVEYVIMENKIKIVDEQTGRIMEGRRYSDGLHQAIEAKENVTVEAATQTYATVTLQNYFRMYHKLAGMTGTAETEAKEFWDIYKLDVVVVPTNRAISRKDDHDLVFKTAREKYSAVIEEVNKLVEAGRPVLVGTTTVEISELLSRMLKMRNIPHQVLNAKYHQKEAEIVANAGKAGAVTIATNMAGRGTDIKLGEGVKEAGGLAIIGTERHDSRRVDRQLRGRSGRQGDPGTSTFFVSLEDDLMRKFGSERIAKIMDRLGLKEGEVIQHGMVSKSIERAQKKVEENNFGVRKRLLEYDDVMNAQRKAIYKKRHNALFGDRLGVDVSNMFYDVIEGLVTRHQNGSFEEFNVDMIRIIGIDSPVSEEKFKAAKYDDLVNDLYDGVMDYYNSKNQRLADVSMPQIKHVFETMSQYQNIQFIITDGVKTMPLVVSLKEAYETNGASVPSALERNIVLGMIDNEWKEHLREMDDLRTSVQQAVYEQKDPLLVYKLESFELFKAMNARLSNETVEFLVKADVPRDQIDEIKSTNKQVTQNNYEQAQIESTSTSTEMPRFSGSEGYDEAMRNSMPQREKQQPIVSTEPKIGRNDACPCGSGKKYKQCHGK